In Citrus sinensis cultivar Valencia sweet orange chromosome 2, DVS_A1.0, whole genome shotgun sequence, a single genomic region encodes these proteins:
- the LOC112497561 gene encoding probable phospholipase A2 homolog 1: MMLGAFVPFRTCVIAALAFVFIIVFSKSASAINDSQVKCSITCVAENCNSVGIRYGKYCGVGWSSCLGEKPCDDLDACCKIHDECVDKKGLTNIKCHEKFKRCIKKVQKSGNVGFSRKCLYDTVVPTMVQGMDMAILLSQLGDSKFEL, translated from the coding sequence ATGATGCTTGGTGCATTCGTCCCGTTTCGGACGTGTGTCATCGCAGCATTGGCCTTTGTATTCATCATCGTCTTCTCCAAGTCCGCCAGTGCCATCAACGATTCTCAAGTCAAATGCAGCATAACTTGTGTTGCAGAGAACTGTAATTCTGTTGGGATTCGGTACGGGAAGTATTGTGGAGTAGGGTGGTCCAGCTGTCTTGGGGAGAAACCATGTGACGATCTGGATGCTTGCTGCAAGATCCACGATGAATGCGTTGATAAGAAAGGGTTGACAAATATTAAATGCCACGAGAAGTTTAAGAGATGCATTAAGAAAGTACAGAAATCTGGGAACGTTGGATTTTCTCGGAAATGTCTCTATGACACAGTGGTGCCCACTATGGTACAAGGTATGGACATGGCAATCTTACTGAGCCAATTAGGCGACTCAAAGTTTGAACTATAA
- the LOC102609826 gene encoding alkane hydroxylase MAH1, with the protein MKTFDRFLYECISLKRERLLISRKASTEEEFDVLTAFMVEGEEEEEMNEDREIGALRRNDTFLRDTAFNLLAAGKETVSSGLVWFFWLVATHPSVENKILEEMKANMVMQKEEEEEHRDKRLLFDAKEVNRMVYLHAALCETLRLYPPVPYNHKIAAQADVLPSGHRINKNHSILISYYAMGRMEEIWGKDCLEFKPQRWISERGSIVHVPSYKFTAFHAGPRNCLGKDTAFIQMKMVAALILGNYQVKIVQGHPVSPCNSMVLHMKYGLKVQLSKRTIW; encoded by the coding sequence ATGAAAACTTTTGATAGATTCTTATATGAGTGCATTTCTTTGAAGCGGGAAAGATTACTGATCAGCAGAAAAGCAAGTACGGAGGAGGAATTTGACGTATTAACAGCTTTTATGGTGGAaggagaagaggaagaagagatGAACGAGGATCGAGAAATAGGTGCTTTGAGAAGGAATGACACATTTCTGAGAGACACAGCATTCAATCTCTTGGCAGCGGGAAAAGAGACTGTAAGCTCAGGCCTCGTTTGGTTTTTCTGGCTCGTTGCTACACACCCTTCAgtcgaaaacaaaattcttgaAGAGATGAAGGCCAATATGGTTAtgcaaaaggaagaagaagaagaacataGGGATAAGAGATTGCTTTTCGATGCAAAAGAGGTCAATAGGATGGTTTATCTGCATGCAGCCTTGTGTGAAACGTTGAGACTGTACCCACCAGTGCCGTACAATCACAAAATTGCAGCACAAGCAGACGTTCTCCCAAGTGGGCACCGCATCAATAAGAATCATTCAATATTGATATCTTATTATGCAATGGGGAGGATGGAAGAGATATGGGGCAAAGATTGTTTAGAATTTAAGCCACAGAGGTGGATTTCAGAGAGAGGTAGTATTGTGCACGTACCATCTTACAAGTTCACAGCATTTCATGCTGGACCGAGAAATTGTTTGGGAAAGGACACAGCTTTCATTCAAATGAAGATGGTTGCAGCTCTGATTCTCGGGAATTATCAGGTAAAAATAGTGCAAGGCCATCCTGTATCACCTTGCAATTCTATGGTACTTCATATGAAGTATGGTTTAAAGGTTCAGCTGTCCAAGAGAACCATCTGGTGA